A region from the Wansuia hejianensis genome encodes:
- a CDS encoding cysteine hydrolase family protein — translation MKDNPTRSALIVIDMEKGFISAESAQCIRNAEKTVPACAAVVNTARQKGIPVFFVKRIYRNDGSDVEMTRYEAWKNGGRGMGPSSRGPISAEAPEGLRPQDGDYTIIKPRWSAFFHTELDLILRRLHVETVILIGTTTPNCIRTACYDANSLEYQVVILEDCCSSQTEEIQRVNIEDMRRMGAVISNSEEFRSYGPDTVPPLSRNIFREILQGSQAPEYFTSDGESTGWFDRW, via the coding sequence ATGAAAGATAATCCAACCAGATCAGCGCTGATTGTAATAGACATGGAGAAGGGGTTTATCAGCGCTGAATCTGCCCAGTGCATCAGGAATGCGGAAAAGACGGTTCCCGCGTGTGCAGCCGTGGTGAACACTGCCCGCCAGAAAGGAATCCCGGTATTTTTCGTCAAGAGGATCTACAGGAACGATGGAAGCGACGTGGAAATGACGAGATATGAAGCGTGGAAAAACGGCGGCCGCGGCATGGGGCCTTCCAGCCGCGGCCCGATCAGCGCAGAGGCGCCTGAAGGCCTCCGTCCACAGGATGGCGACTATACGATTATCAAGCCCCGATGGAGCGCTTTTTTCCATACGGAGCTGGACCTGATCCTTCGCCGGCTGCACGTGGAGACTGTCATACTGATTGGAACTACAACTCCGAACTGTATCAGAACCGCCTGTTATGACGCGAACTCACTGGAATATCAAGTTGTGATCCTGGAAGATTGCTGTTCGTCCCAGACGGAAGAGATACAGCGGGTGAATATCGAGGATATGCGGCGTATGGGGGCGGTCATTTCCAACTCGGAAGAATTCCGGTCCTACGGCCCGGATACGGTGCCGCCGCTCAGCCGTAATATTTTCCGGGAGATCCTGCAGGGCAGCCAGGCGCCGGAGTATTTCACCAGCGATGGAGAGAGTACGGGATGGTTTGACAGATGGTAA